In Vigna unguiculata cultivar IT97K-499-35 chromosome 3, ASM411807v1, whole genome shotgun sequence, a single genomic region encodes these proteins:
- the LOC114176411 gene encoding triose phosphate/phosphate translocator, non-green plastid, chloroplastic-like, which yields MQSILLSLSPLVSLRRLHTPLSPSTAKLNHILTSSSSFSSFPCQPSSPSSFKLVPSLPLLHAGPTSVPEGSAAEFPGVNSLFNILEMGSLFGFWILFNIYFNIYNKQVLKVYHLPLTVSTIQFAVGALLVAFMWGFNLYKRPKLSGAQLAAIWPLALVHTLGNLFTNMSLGKVAVSFTHTIKAMEPFFSVLLSAMFLGENPTPWVVGSLVPIVGGVALASATEASFNWVGFWSAMASNLTNQSRNVLSKKLMVNTEESIDNITLFSIITVMSFFISAPVTLLIEGVKFTPSYLQSSGLNVNEVYIRCLLAALCFHAYQQVAYMILEKVSPVTHSVGNCVKRVVVIVSSVIFFRTPVSPINALGTAIALAGVFLYSRVK from the exons ATGCAGAGCAtacttctttctctttctcctttgGTCTCTCTCCGCAGACTTCACACTCCTCTGTCTCCTTCCACAGCCAAACTCAACCACATTCTcacttcctcttcctctttttcttcattCCCATGTCAAccatcttctccttcttctttcaaACTTGTTCCCTCTCTTCCCTTGCTCCATGCCGGACCAACCTCCGTGCCGGAGGGCAGTGCCGCCGAGTTTCCTGGGGTTAACAGTCTGTTTAACATTCTGGAGATGGGTTCCTTGTTTGGGTTCTGGATCCTCTTCAACATCTACTTTAACATCTATAACAAACAGGTCTTAAAAGTTTACCATTTGCCTTTAACCGTTAGCACGATTCAGTTTGCCGTAGGGGCTCTCCTTGTAGCGTTCATGTGGGGTTTTAATCTATACAAGAGGCCAAAACTGAGTGGCGCGCAg CTTGCAGCGATATGGCCACTGGCTTTGGTTCATACTTTAGGAAATCTTTTTACTAACATGAGCCTTGGGAAGGTTGCTGTGTCTTTCACTCATACAATAAAAGCTATGGAACCTTTTTTTTCAGTGCTCCTTTCTGCTATGTTTCTTGGAGAG AATCCTACCCCATGGGTGGTTGGTTCCCTTGTGCCTATTGTTGGTGGGGTAGCGCTAGCATCTGCCACCGAGGCCTCTTTCAATTG GGTTGGATTTTGGAGTGCAATGGCTTCCAATTTGACCAATCAATCTCGTAATGTTCTTAGCAAGAAGCTTATGGTTAACACGGAG GAATCTATAGACAACATAACTCTCTTCTCAATCATAACGGTTATGTCCTTCTTTATATCCGCACCTGTAACTTTGTTAATAGAGGGCGTTAAATTTACCCCTTCTTACCTGCAATCTTCT gGATTAAATGTTAACGAAGTGTACATCAGATGTCTTCTTGCTGCACTATGTTTCCATGCCTATCAGCaa GTTGCTTATATGATATTGGAGAAGGTGTCACCTGTTACGCATTCGGTAGGAAATTGTGTGAAAAGGGTTGTGGTCATCGTGAGCTCAGTCATTTTCTTCCGAACTCCAGTATCACCTATTAACGCACTTG